One Pseudomonas fluorescens genomic region harbors:
- a CDS encoding LysR substrate-binding domain-containing protein, whose product MKRLPPLPALHTFLITAQCCNFTRAAEQLHITQGAVSRQIGGLEEHLGYPLFIRLARGLALTAEGREWLPRVEQVFAAIGEATEQIGQTRQTLQLKAPSCVMRWLLPRLLQWQKERPDVPVKLTASLQHGVDFHREQFDAAVIYGQPPDHSPGALHLFDEQLTPVCSPQLLKGSPALNSPADLQQHLLLHPTHDIEDWSVWLDEAGLQLGNLGSGQHFETLDQAMSMASHGTGVAIGDWSLIGDDLNAGRLVMPFALKVKTGLAYYVVMPAGVEPSPALEELMLWLVEQAQTR is encoded by the coding sequence ATGAAACGCCTGCCTCCTCTACCCGCCCTGCACACATTTCTGATTACCGCGCAGTGCTGCAACTTCACCCGCGCCGCCGAGCAGTTGCACATTACTCAGGGCGCGGTGAGCCGGCAGATCGGCGGGCTGGAGGAACATCTCGGTTATCCGCTGTTCATCCGCCTGGCCCGAGGCCTGGCGCTGACTGCCGAGGGGCGTGAATGGTTGCCGCGCGTGGAGCAGGTATTCGCCGCGATCGGCGAAGCCACCGAACAGATCGGCCAGACACGTCAGACCTTGCAACTCAAGGCCCCGAGCTGCGTGATGCGCTGGCTGTTGCCGCGCCTGTTGCAATGGCAAAAGGAGCGCCCCGACGTACCGGTCAAACTGACGGCGTCGCTGCAGCACGGGGTGGATTTTCACCGCGAACAGTTCGATGCCGCGGTGATTTACGGCCAACCACCGGACCACTCACCGGGCGCGCTGCATTTGTTCGATGAACAACTGACACCCGTCTGCTCGCCGCAACTGCTCAAGGGTTCGCCAGCGCTGAATTCGCCTGCGGATTTGCAGCAGCATCTGCTACTGCACCCGACTCACGATATTGAGGACTGGTCGGTGTGGCTCGATGAGGCTGGTCTGCAGCTTGGCAACCTCGGCAGCGGTCAGCATTTCGAGACGCTGGATCAGGCAATGTCGATGGCGTCCCACGGCACGGGTGTGGCGATTGGGGACTGGTCGCTGATTGGCGACGATCTGAACGCTGGACGGCTGGTGATGCCGTTTGCGTTGAAGGTGAAGACGGGGTTGGCGTATTACGTGGTGATGCCTGCGGGTGTCGAACCATCGCCCGCGTTGGAAGAATTGATGCTGTGGCTGGTAGAACAAGCCCAAACCCGCTGA
- a CDS encoding aldehyde dehydrogenase family protein, producing the protein MNFPTTLDGIYLNGQWSAGPAHLRVINPATEALLTTVNGGDEQAVDQAVTAATQAFPDWSRTSGAERGAILRNIANGVRNGREQLITLQSSNNGKPQFEAAIDVDDVIATFEYYAELAEGLDAAGDTNVPLPSEDFSARLRREPCGVVGLIVPWNFPMVTTAWKLAPALAAGCCVVLKPSEVTPLPELELAAIIAECGLPNGVFNLVCGTGLAVGAPLSADPRIAKISFTGSNAVGVQVMQRAAETVKGVSLELGGKSSLLVLADADIDLAVELACGGGFFNAGQMCSATSRVLVADELADEFLERLRKRAQAIRVADPFDPEVEMGALVNQAQYQRVLGHIDRGLSAGARLLCGGNRPADLPRGYFLQPTVFTDVPLDSALWREEIFGPVLCVRRFSTQAEAIALANDTQFGLVASVVTRDAATADRVANELQAGLVWINAPQVIFPQTAWGGYKQSSIGRELGPWGLAAFQEIKHVVRAV; encoded by the coding sequence ATGAATTTCCCGACCACCCTCGATGGCATCTACCTCAACGGCCAATGGTCCGCCGGCCCGGCGCATCTGCGCGTCATAAATCCGGCGACCGAGGCGCTGCTGACCACGGTCAATGGCGGTGACGAGCAAGCTGTCGATCAAGCCGTGACCGCGGCCACGCAGGCGTTCCCAGACTGGTCGAGAACCAGCGGCGCCGAGCGCGGCGCGATTCTGCGCAACATCGCCAATGGCGTGCGCAACGGTCGCGAGCAGTTGATCACACTGCAATCGAGCAACAACGGCAAACCGCAGTTCGAAGCGGCCATCGATGTCGATGACGTGATCGCCACGTTCGAGTATTACGCCGAACTTGCCGAAGGCCTCGACGCCGCAGGGGATACGAATGTGCCGCTGCCCAGCGAGGATTTCAGCGCACGTCTGCGCCGCGAACCGTGCGGTGTGGTCGGGCTGATCGTGCCGTGGAATTTCCCGATGGTGACCACTGCGTGGAAACTCGCGCCGGCACTGGCGGCAGGCTGCTGCGTGGTGCTCAAGCCTTCGGAAGTGACGCCGCTGCCGGAGCTGGAACTGGCGGCGATCATTGCCGAATGCGGTTTGCCGAACGGTGTGTTCAATCTGGTCTGTGGCACCGGTCTGGCGGTCGGTGCGCCGCTGTCGGCGGATCCGCGTATTGCGAAAATCTCTTTCACTGGCAGCAACGCGGTCGGCGTGCAGGTGATGCAGCGCGCGGCGGAAACCGTGAAGGGCGTGAGTCTGGAACTGGGCGGCAAATCCTCACTGTTGGTGTTGGCAGATGCCGACATCGACCTGGCGGTCGAGCTGGCCTGTGGCGGTGGTTTTTTCAACGCGGGGCAGATGTGTTCGGCCACCAGTCGCGTGTTGGTGGCCGATGAGCTGGCGGATGAGTTTCTCGAGCGTTTGCGCAAGCGCGCCCAGGCGATTCGTGTGGCGGATCCGTTCGACCCCGAGGTGGAAATGGGCGCGCTGGTCAATCAGGCGCAGTATCAGCGAGTGCTCGGGCACATCGATCGTGGGTTGAGTGCAGGGGCCAGATTGCTGTGTGGCGGCAATCGTCCGGCGGATCTGCCGCGCGGTTATTTCTTGCAGCCAACCGTGTTCACTGACGTGCCGCTGGACAGTGCGCTGTGGCGCGAAGAAATCTTTGGCCCGGTGCTGTGCGTGCGCCGTTTCAGCACGCAAGCCGAGGCAATTGCCTTGGCCAATGACACGCAATTTGGCCTGGTGGCGAGTGTGGTCACCCGCGATGCCGCCACGGCGGATCGTGTGGCGAATGAGTTGCAGGCGGGGCTGGTGTGGATCAATGCACCTCAAGTGATCTTTCCGCAAACGGCGTGGGGTGGGTACAAACAGAGCAGCATCGGTCGCGAACTGGGGCCTTGGGGTTTGGCGGCGTTTCAGGAGATAAAGCATGTAGTACGGGCAGTCTGA
- a CDS encoding AraC family transcriptional regulator: protein MTSFDRFQAEPSADMEKQRAELAAIIRRNTTDDGSYQTAIGSLYMSRHTRSHDFAPVLAQPALCIMAQGRKEVRLADEFFNYDPLNYLVVSVSMPLSGRVVNVSPEEPILAVRLDIDPAEITALIADAGPMGVPTRPTGRGLYVEKIDSSMLDAVLRLARLLDAPKDIAMLAPLIRREILYRLLRSPQGHRLYEIAITNSQSHRISQAIKWLNGNFEQPLRIDDLAKEVNLSVSTLHHRFKAMTAMSPLQYQKQLRLQEARRLMLAEGLEASAAGYRVGYESPSQFSREYSRLFGAPPSRDLARLRLSV from the coding sequence ATGACGTCATTCGATCGTTTTCAAGCCGAACCCAGCGCCGACATGGAAAAACAGCGTGCGGAGCTGGCCGCGATCATTCGCCGCAACACCACCGACGATGGCAGCTACCAGACTGCCATCGGTTCGCTGTACATGTCGCGCCACACCCGGTCCCATGACTTCGCCCCGGTGCTCGCGCAACCGGCGCTGTGCATCATGGCGCAGGGCCGCAAAGAGGTGCGGCTGGCCGACGAGTTCTTCAATTACGATCCGCTGAATTATCTGGTGGTGTCGGTTTCGATGCCGCTGAGCGGGCGCGTGGTCAATGTCTCCCCGGAGGAACCGATCCTCGCCGTGCGACTGGACATCGACCCGGCAGAAATCACCGCGCTGATCGCCGACGCCGGCCCCATGGGCGTGCCGACTCGGCCCACCGGCCGTGGTCTTTACGTCGAAAAGATCGACAGCTCCATGCTTGATGCGGTGCTGCGTCTGGCGCGTCTGCTGGATGCACCGAAAGACATCGCCATGCTCGCGCCGCTGATCCGCCGGGAAATTCTCTATCGCCTGCTGCGCAGTCCGCAGGGCCATCGTTTGTACGAGATTGCGATTACCAACAGCCAGAGTCATCGCATCAGTCAGGCAATCAAATGGCTCAATGGCAATTTCGAGCAGCCGTTGCGCATCGATGATCTGGCCAAAGAGGTGAACCTCAGCGTGTCGACCCTGCATCACCGCTTCAAGGCGATGACGGCGATGAGTCCGTTGCAATATCAGAAGCAGTTGCGCCTGCAAGAGGCGCGGCGCTTGATGCTGGCCGAAGGGCTGGAAGCTTCGGCGGCGGGGTATCGGGTGGGCTATGAAAGTCCCTCGCAATTCAGCCGCGAGTACAGCCGCTTGTTCGGCGCGCCACCATCGCGGGATCTGGCGCGGTTGCGGCTTTCAGTCTGA
- a CDS encoding 5-guanidino-2-oxopentanoate decarboxylase, with translation MATCGEVLVKLLENYGVEQVFGIPGVHTVELYRGLARSSINHVTPRHEQGAGFMADGYARTSGKPGVCFIITGPGMTNITTAMGQAYADSIPMLVISSVQSRSQLGGGRGKLHELPNQSALVGGVAAFSHTLMSAAELPAVLARAFALFQAGRPRPVHIEIPLDVLVEEADDLLASVPVCIDRAGAAPAAVSRMAELLATAQRPLILAGGGAIEAAAELVELAERLDAPVALTINAKGLLPSTHPLLIGSTQSLVATRALVAEADVVLAIGTELAETDYDVTFAGGFKIPGKLLRIDIDADQTVRNYPPHVALVADSRHAACALLAAMSQQPLAQRRQDWGQVRAARLREDLATTWDAATLAQTRFLETVLDELPDAVLVGDSTQPVYTGNLTFNPERPRRWFNSSTGYGTLGYALPAAIGAWLGGRVESGERPPVVCLIGDGGLQFTLPELASAVEARTPVIVLLWNNQGYEEIKKYMVNRAIEPVGVDIYTPDFIGVAKALGCAAEAVSSVAQLRGALRAANDRQGPSVIEIDQRQWMQAVAQ, from the coding sequence ATGGCGACGTGCGGCGAAGTACTGGTCAAGCTGTTGGAAAATTATGGGGTTGAACAAGTGTTCGGCATTCCCGGGGTGCACACCGTTGAGCTGTATCGCGGGCTGGCCCGTTCGAGCATCAACCACGTCACACCGCGACACGAACAGGGCGCCGGCTTCATGGCCGACGGCTACGCGCGCACCAGCGGCAAGCCGGGCGTGTGTTTCATCATCACCGGCCCGGGCATGACCAACATCACCACGGCGATGGGCCAGGCCTACGCTGACTCGATTCCAATGCTGGTGATTTCCAGCGTGCAATCGCGCAGCCAGTTGGGCGGCGGACGCGGCAAGCTGCATGAGTTGCCGAACCAGAGCGCACTGGTCGGCGGCGTCGCAGCGTTCTCGCATACGCTGATGTCGGCGGCCGAGTTGCCAGCGGTGCTGGCGCGTGCTTTCGCGCTGTTCCAGGCCGGGCGACCACGTCCGGTGCATATCGAAATTCCGCTGGACGTACTGGTGGAAGAGGCCGACGACCTGCTCGCCAGCGTGCCGGTCTGCATCGACCGCGCCGGTGCTGCCCCGGCCGCCGTCAGCCGCATGGCCGAATTGTTGGCCACCGCCCAACGCCCGCTGATCCTCGCGGGTGGCGGCGCCATCGAAGCCGCTGCCGAGCTTGTCGAACTGGCCGAACGGCTCGATGCCCCGGTGGCGCTGACGATCAATGCCAAAGGCCTGTTACCGTCGACTCACCCGCTGCTGATCGGCTCGACGCAAAGCCTGGTCGCGACCCGCGCGCTGGTCGCTGAGGCCGATGTGGTGTTGGCGATCGGCACCGAACTGGCCGAAACCGATTACGATGTGACCTTCGCCGGCGGCTTCAAAATTCCCGGCAAGCTGCTGCGCATTGATATCGACGCCGATCAGACCGTGCGCAATTACCCGCCACACGTCGCACTGGTGGCCGATTCGCGCCACGCCGCATGCGCATTGCTCGCTGCCATGTCGCAGCAACCGCTGGCGCAGCGTCGCCAAGACTGGGGGCAGGTGCGTGCTGCGCGTCTGCGTGAGGATCTGGCGACGACGTGGGACGCAGCAACTCTGGCGCAGACGCGTTTCCTCGAAACCGTCCTCGATGAGTTGCCGGATGCGGTGTTGGTCGGCGATTCCACGCAACCGGTGTATACCGGCAACCTGACGTTCAACCCGGAGCGCCCGCGGCGCTGGTTCAACTCGTCTACGGGCTACGGCACGCTCGGCTATGCATTGCCGGCGGCCATTGGTGCATGGCTCGGTGGCCGCGTCGAGTCCGGCGAAAGGCCGCCGGTGGTGTGCCTGATCGGCGACGGTGGCTTGCAATTCACCTTGCCGGAACTGGCCAGCGCCGTCGAAGCGCGTACGCCGGTGATCGTTCTGCTGTGGAATAACCAAGGCTACGAAGAGATCAAGAAATACATGGTCAACCGCGCCATCGAGCCGGTCGGCGTGGATATCTACACCCCGGACTTCATCGGCGTAGCCAAGGCTCTCGGGTGTGCGGCCGAAGCGGTCAGCTCCGTGGCACAACTGCGTGGCGCGTTGCGTGCAGCCAACGATCGCCAAGGCCCCAGCGTGATTGAAATCGATCAGCGCCAATGGATGCAGGCGGTGGCCCAATGA